The Vicia villosa cultivar HV-30 ecotype Madison, WI unplaced genomic scaffold, Vvil1.0 ctg.002056F_1_1, whole genome shotgun sequence genome contains the following window.
GTGCTAACCAACAATTACAAGAGAGGAGTAAAGAAAAAACTCCCCCAACCCCCTATCACACATCATCTAATACAAACATATGGATTGACACACCAATCACCCCAAAAGATGGATTCTACTCCTTTAAAAGATGAAAGAAACCATTCCCAAGCAAAAAACTTAACCATACCTAAGGTGTCAATATCCCTCAAAGATACACCCTCAAACACAATTGCATTCCTACAATTCCAAACTCCCCAACAAAAAGCCAAGCCAAATAACCAACTAGTATCAACCTTAAATTTGGTTTTACAAGACGGATCCAAAAGAGAAAGACGATTGAAACAATTACCCAGAAAAAAGGTGTTACCCAATCCGAGCCAATCACACATCTTGGTCCACCAAAGAGAAGAAGTCGGACAAGAAGCAAAGAGGTGATCCAAATCCTCCTCCTCCACAACCCACAGAAAGGGCAAAGAATCTCCGAAGAAGCTAACAAAATGTTTCGCTTAACTAAATTAACCTTTGTTGGAAGTTAGTCAAGAAGAAGTCTCCAaccaaaaattaaaaacttaCTAGGAATTTTGGCCTTCCAAAGGCGAACCAAGGCATTCACAAGGTCGACACTGAGACTAccaccctgtcataccccaaaatttgccttccatattccaatcacaatgattcaaagttcaagagattcatccagtcattctcctgagcaagagtctcctaaagctagggtttggtacTCTCCTGAGGGAATTAACAAGACAAGATCCCTAATCAAGTTCTCCATGGCCCATGATGATCTAAGATGCCTCTATGATAAAAGTCAAGACCCAACTATAAAAGTTACCTGTTCAAACAAACTCCAAGATGCACAGTCAACTGattaaacctaaaagtcaaccacaatcaaagcatggtccaaacCTCTGATCATCGATCAAACATCAAGTACAAGGGTGTATATCCAtaatttgatcaaagtttgatcaggatttatcagtagaaactcagagatgaacaaatacaaaaaggttcaaattagggtctctctaggagaaagtcaactcaactttgactggccataactttcacatggaacatcaaaaattccccactcaaagcctatttggaaggaaattggattccctacaactttgtctctcacaagccaaggctagaaatgattcatttgagaggtacaatgcaaacgattataggtccttttcaagcatcctccaaaagcagtttttttcaaagaggatatgatcaagataaaagccccaaatgaaaaatatgttccaaagtggcttatagaggacctcttgaggtttccaaaaagtcttagaactccttcatatcttaaaaattgagtgagatatgcttggttaaagttgggtgattttggaggcaaAATATGAAACAAAGGAGGTTCAAATTGGGATTTTtagcaaatgggcctatatttttatgattcaaccttggtccacaagtcacttATGTTACCCAAACCAAGTGCCACGAATTtacctttttatttaatttcatatgatttttattatttaaaataatataattgaaggaaaaatcaaatattgtgttAAAATATTCACATGAGCCAATTCCAATCACATTTAtgacatattatcatataattttcGTGGTATATTGATTGGGAAAAGATTGATATAAGatttggccaaaatagaaagttttcaTTTAAGATTTGAATCAACTTTACAAACTTTGCAAGATTGGGTTTCAAGAGGCCTTGGGCTATAATTTGTGACCTAATCTGTTGCCTATAAATACCTAACACATGCCACATGAATAAGGGTTGGAAATTCTGCAGAGAAAGCATATTCATGCACaagaaattttccaaaaaaaactcaCATTCGGTTTTTGCGAATTAGAAGGTTCCAACCATATTTAAAGGATGCAAAAGCTTCCTTGAGGGTCTCTGAAGGTGAATGGACATTGgcatagcatcaacacccccagattgTTCTCCACCGAGCCaaggtatgtggttttaaaattgtGGCCGATTAGAATAATTCATATGCATCCATGGTAAATTGATCGTATGTTCTGATTGTTCTTGGTGCCCTGAACGTTTCTGTTTGATTTATTTAGGGTTTGTATGCTTGAAACGCAAATCACCATTGATAGGTGAATTAGGGTTCTTAATTTTAATTTGGGGGTTTTTGTTAGAGGAAAAATTAGGACAAAACAAGGGTGTCTTCAGGTTCGCATGCTTCAGACGAGGGGTTTTGATGGGTTGCGAAATATTTATATGTACATATGTGGTAATCGCTATTTTCTAGGTGCATATGCTACGAAACAATTCGTAGCAGATTCGTAGCAAAACTTCTTAGGAATTTGCAGGTTCTTTTGGGACGATGATGATGTGTCATCATGGCACTGGCTTGTTTGAATTTTCGCGCGCGTTATTTCCATATTGTTTTGGTTTCTTACATATTTTATTGGATGCGTGGGGTAAGCAAACGAGTGCGTTTGGTGGGTTGGCAAGGTGAAAGAGCATTGAGTAaagggacgagggttcgatccctcgctcccatgttatttttataaaaaggttTGTTCAGTTATCCCATGCGCTGCCAACCATATAGTCTACCGTACACCCTTAGTACCTGTCCATTGGATCAATAGCCATCTTAGATCTAACGCCCCAGGATAAATACCCATACCATGAACCTCAAACCAACCATATTGAATCATGaccctaataaactaaataattttaattagtttatttgttttaatcaaacctttttaatatatttttgttaataattatttttatagataaatatatataatattcatattaaaatacaatttgttGTTTGtgtcgattaaatcgattaatcactatggtcaataataattttaattaaaatgctatttaattaaaatgtaattaatttctatttggttaaatggtttcaactatttcattagttgcgatgattaacttttctatttttccttccATTCTAATTcgttgttctttttaatcgaatcaatcgattacgaggggtaacgatacaaattaattcataaaattataaaaataccattattcattattagtgataattgaatcaatcaattagaattggtaatgatacaactattaatctgttaactatggtaattgaatcaatcgattatcgcggttaatagtataaattaaaatcagggttgtacgcccaaatctaaaacattcaaacactgcgaatcaaactacggattttcatccttattcaaaactgcgataggccattcaaaaagcctctaaaaccatctcaaatcaaatttcaactctaagggcgtacaaccctttctccgaactacgtagactctgatcctccataaggaggtacgtaggcacttggcaacaaggcgagccccttccctctaaatctctttttttcccgtttcatttcccttaattatttaaccctcgaaagcataaaccttaccttagtactcttagccataaaactgttaaccttagattcaaagccataggaaagggttgagggtgcctaacaccttccctcgacctgaatatagtatcttaccctaatctcttaactgcgtgagGTTTcttattcgccttggtagaataggtggcgactctaatctttaatttttagggcaggttgctacacacccCGAATTCGACCTTCCAACAACAATTCACAAGCCGCCTTCACTGAATAACCTGAAGAATGTTTCCACCAAATGTAAGTATCATCCAAATCATTTGTAGGCTTTCTTCCATCTAAAACCCGCATGAAATCCCCCACACTACCACATTCGCCTTCTTCTACAAAGAAATCGTCAAAGTTAACTCGCCATTCCCACACACCCGAAATCCAAAACCCGTTGTCAACCACTCTAGATCCGAGAGGCTCCGCAAACCGGTAAAGAGACGGAAAACGGTCACAAAGAGGAGGACCTCCCGTTAGCCATCTATCTAACCAAAAATCAATGTGCTCTCCATTTCCCAGCTTGCATATAATAGCAGATGGAAACCAATTCTCCAACGGACCACTTCCTCCCGAACCCACCGAGCAAAGATCTTTCCACCAAAGCGACGTCTTGTTTCTTTTATGAGTCACATAATTGGAAAGCATAGCTCTCCTTATATCACCGTACCTGCAAGAAAGAACGTTAGTCCATAAAAAGTTCTCCCCACTCAGAATCCTCCATCTCCACTTACTCAACAAGGCCTCATTAAACAAACCACAATGTTTGACTCCTAAACCTCCTTCCTTCTTAGAAAGACAAACTTTATCCCACCCAATCCAATTAATCTTCTTCTTATCCTCCGAACCTCCCCACAAAAAATTCCTTTGAATCTTAATCATTTCTTTAATAACCACTTTTGGCGccttaaagaaagaaaaaataaagatTGGAATGCTAGACAACACTGAATTTAAGAGCACAACTCGCCCACCAATCGATAAATGCTTAAATCTCCAAGACTCCAACCTTTTCCTTAACTTGGAAACCACCGGCCTCCAAACCTCCCTCCTCCTATGATTGCAACCCACTGGTATTCCcaagaaagaaaaggaagaagttCCTACCAAACAATTAAGAAAGGTAGATGCCTCTTGAAGAAAATATGTTTCTAGATTCACCCCCACCAACCTACTTTTAGAAAGATTAACTCGAAGACCAGAAACCAATTCGAAGCCCCTAAGCATGGCCTTTATACTCCATAAGTTATTCCACGATCCATCACCAATCAAgagagtgtcatccgcaaattggagaatctCAAAATGAACATCATTACCCACCTTAAAACCAACATAATCACCCATGCTTGTTGCTTTCTTCATCAACGCCGTTAAACCTTCCGCTACTAAAAGGAAAAGAAACGAAGAAAGAGGATCCCCTTGACGAATCCCCCGAGAAACCACAAAGTATTTAGTCGGACTTCCATTCACTAGAATTGACATTGAACTAGTAAAAACCAAGGCTTTCATCCATTTTCTCCATCTAACACCAAAACCCATCCTTCTCAACAAGAATCTCAAGTAGTCCCACGAAACACAATCGTAAGCTTTCTCAAAATCTACCTTCACCATCATACAACTCCTTTTTTTCCCTCTTTGCCATATCCAAAATCTCATTAACAATCAAAACACCATCAAGCATATTCCTTTCCGCTAGAAAAGCCGATTGAGAATTCGAAATCAATTTACCAATCACCTTTTTCAACCTTTGAGCTAATAACTTAGACAAAATTCGGTACAAACTACCAATAAGGCAAATTGGTCTAAAATCATCCAAGTTATTAGGATTCTCCACCTTTGGAATGTTAACTAATGTGTTAGTGCGTGAGACACTTTTGATTCCTAAGGTCGAAAACCCTCAAGGGTTGGAGGAATTTCGTCCAATTTGTTTGATTGGAAGTATGTATAAAGTCATTTCTAAGTTCTTAGTATCAAGACTTAGAAGGGTAATAGGGAAGATTATCCAACAATCAAACAACCTTCATTCCGGGGAGACAAATTTTGGATGGTATCTTGTTGACGAATGAAATAATTAACTATGCTAAGAGAGAACACAAAAATTGTATGCTATTTAAGGTGGACTTTGCTCAAGCATATGATTGTGTGGATTGGAATTATTTGAGAGCGATTTTGAAGAAAGTTGGGTTTGGTCAAAGGTGGATGAGATGGTTAGAAGCTGGAATTTTCACAAATGAGATGTCGGTACTGATTAACGAAAGTCCAACAGGTGAATTTTCTGTTAAGCGTGGTTTGAGGCAAGGGGATCCCCTTTCCCCCTATTTGTTTGCTATTGCAGCAGAAGGTTTGGCTAGAATTGTCAACAAGGCAGTCGAAATTGGTAATTTTAAGGAATTTAAGGTGAATGAGGAGGAAGCTTTCAGTTTATTGCAGTTTGCGGACGACACGATAATAGTGGGGGAAGGAACCTGGAGTAACCTTTGGTCGTTGAAAGCAATTTTGCGAGGATTTGAAATGGTCTCTAGTTTACGAATTAACATGTGCAAGAGCAAAATATATGGGATATGGATTGAGGATTACTTTCTGCCAGCAGCTGCACAATTTCTTTCTTGCAGGATTGAACGAATTCCTTTCAAATTTCTTAGAATAGTTGTTGGTGGGAATCACGGAAGATTGGAATTTTGGAAGCCAATTGTTAACAGGCTGAAGGCTAAGATATCAACATGGAAGGGTAGATTGTTGTCAATGGGAGGACGTGCCACTTTGATCAATTTAGCGTTGTCAAACTTACCTGTCTATTACTTCTCATTCTTCAAAGTGCTGGCACAGATAATTCATGAAATTACGTGTATTCAAAGGAACTTTTTATTAATGGTTCGGTTGATAAATGTGGCATATCGTGGCTGAATTGGAATTTTGTTTGTCGATCTAAAGAAGAAGGTGGTTTGGGTATCAAAGATGTGAATTCTTTCAATCAAGCTTTGTTATGCAAATGGCTTTGGAGATTATGTGTTGACCCCAATGCTATCTGGGCGGCTCTGTTGAGGCAGCGTTACGGTGACTTGGGGAATTGCATCTGGAACGACATTGAAATAGGATCAAAGGAAAAACAACCTCTTTGGTGGCGAGATTTAATGTCATTTAAGGGGACTGAATCAAATAATGGTTTTAAGCATATTGTATCATGGAGGCTGGGTGATGGTGCGCTGATTCCTTTTTGGAATTCAAAATGGATTGGTAATACATCACTATTAAATCTCTTACCATATCTATATGTTGTTGTGTCCGACATGGGCTATACTGTTGCGAAAAATGGTTATTGGACGAACAATCGATGGAATTGGAAGATTGAGCGGAACTTGGATGTGAGTAATCCAGATTTAATGTTGCAAGCGAGGGAGTTGGGTGAACTATTGCTAAAAGTGCAGCCGATCCAGTTCAAAGATGACGTTTTAGTGTGGCCTTTTATAGAAGGAAACTGTTACTCTGTGAAATTATATTATGCTAGATTGGTGCAGGGCCAGTAGGAGAATTGGAGGAATGTGGCGATGATGAAAGCAGTGAAGAAGATCTGGAAGGCTAAAGTGCCTCAAAAGGAGAGGAATAATTACTAATGAGATTGATAAGGTGTGTGTTTTATGTAATGAATTGTCGGAGGAAGCTGACCACATTATGTGAAACTACAAGTTTGGCAACTTGTGCTGGATTGGTTAGGCATGGCTACAAGATCCTATAACAATCAAACATGCTGAGAGAATTTCTTGCATTTTCTAGAGTGTTTAAAAGGAAAAGTGTCAAGACGAAGGGAGGGGGCTGTTTGGTTGGCAACAACTTGGTGCATATGGAAGTTTAGAAATGGTAAAATCTTTaacaatgaagaagatgatgtggaaggCATTGTTATCAAAATCAAGATGTTTACTTGGTGGTGGCTTCAAATTGGAGCGAATAGATTAAATTGTAATTTCTACGAGTGGTGTAAATATCCGTTGGATTTTCTTTGATGATTTTGTCAGCTACTCATTGTATTTGGGTTTGAATACCTCTAATACTCATTGTTGAATATAATGTtggttataaaaaaaaaaaaaaacatatgctAAACTCAAACACTCACACACAACAAAGAGAGTGAGCAAGAGAAAATGAAACTCTTAATTGTATTTAATTTCTAAAAGGTATAGTTTACAAACATAACATACATGCCTTTATATAGGCTTTGATGAAAACAAGCTACACGGTCAAGCACTAGTTTTTATAGTGAACTTTTTCTCTTCACATGGTACATAATTATTGAAGTTCCTCGTTTATGTCCTTAGGTTGGAGCTTGAGCTTTAATTTGTGTTACAATTGTCATAGCAGAAGTCGGTGAAATCACGGCAAAGACACCATGTTGGATGTAACTTTGAACAAAAACAATCTTTGCAAGCAGAATGACATGTGGTTCCGGCATCAGCACAACGATATCGAGGAGGGTTAGAACCGGTGCTAAGGCACAATTCACAGCATGCTGTTGTTGTGGATTTGGCATTGTAATTTGTAGCCTTATCACCATTGGAAAGCACTTGAGTGATGAAAGATGTTGAATCGAGATGAGCATTAATTCCAATGACGTTTAAGAGGAAAAGCAACAAAGCTAACTTCATCATTGCTTTCTTCTTCATCGACTCCATTATTACTCTATACCTCGTTTTCTCTTTCTGCTTGATATAATTTAATATGAAGAGCCAAGTTTTACATGGCTCTATTCATAAATGAGTGCATATATTAAGGTAGAATAATAATGCTATATTTAAACAATTACATATTTGTTTTATCGTTTTAGTGGCCAGCCTCCGTTTTCGGTTTACGATACCAGTAGagaatctttttctttttaaaacatactgtatatatttttttaagagtttaatttaaaaaatttatttcatctatgtattataattattcaatgaaattatttaaaaaaaataaaaataaaagtcaaaatatCAAACATATCAACAGTTTTGATTAAATGATAGTGTAAAATATATTTACATTGCGagtacattttaattaaattctttttataatagaaaatctaataataatcTAATAAATCAGAGACCAGAATTTTATACATGACAACTCATCTAATCTTAATTTTTCATGTCAATTATGTGGATaatgtaattccttgtgtcaGAGCATGTTGGTCGACAAAAGCAATGTGGTGTCGAAATAGCTGAGTGTGTTGAAGTTGTGTAGTTGTCGAAATGTCGAAGGGGTTAGCCTCGACAAGAATGAATAACAAGTGGCGAAATCGATCGTCGTGGTTgattcttgttcatcaagattgatcgGAATTCTTCAAGTTCGGGTGTAATTCTAACATCTGGTATCAGAGCACTAGTTGTGTGATTCTTGGGAAGCATATTGCGATTAATCATCTGATAAATCATTTGAATGGACATTTTCCAGCGACTCTCCCAATTCTAAGGAATCAGAATTATGATAATTAGTGTAAACAGATGAAGATTGTTTTTTGctatcaagatctttgggatcttgtgaagAAATAAATAACACCACTTGCTGAAAACACAACGGATGAACAAAAGGTTGCACAcaaagaattgaaaaagaaagattataaagccctctttataattcatcaatatGTTGATTCAGGtaattttgaaaaattgaatGATGTTGAATCAACAAAAGAAGCATGAGAAATTTTGGAAAAAATCGTTTGGAGGCATtgagaaggtgaaagaggtgaggttacaaactcacaaaagagcatatgaattgcttcagatggaagaaagtgaaagcataactgatttcttcactagggttacaaAATTGGTGAATCAAATTAAGGTATGTCGAGAAGTGTTGACATTAAGATCACTTGTTACAAAGATCTTGAGGTCATTGGCTCCAAAGTTCGACCACGTGGTAGTTTCCATAGAAAAGTCGAAAGAGTTGTCAACACTAACAAAAGAAGAGCGTCGAGGTacacttgaatctcatgaacaaagaatggttgAAAGAGCCGCAGGCAAGTTGAAAAGTGATATGGCTTTGCAGGTGCAATtagtaaaagaaaagaaaggcaATGGAAAATGGTTCGACAACAAAGGTAGAGgaggctacaacaattcgactggtAGAGGAAACTAGCAAGATGGAAATTCGTCGAATCAAATAAGACCCTCATACCAAAGCAACCAAATAGATGGTGTTGTagaaagaggaagaggtggtAGTCGAAAACTTGACAAAAGTCACATTTTTCAGAAGTATGGACACTACTCTAGTGATtgtcttaaaaaataaaaaaatcaggaGAGTGATGCAAAgcatgaagaagaagagatgttgttgatggtcacaacaagagaTAAAGAACgtttcaaggaccaatggtacttgaatccaggatgctcatcacacatgacTGGTAGGAAAGATTGGTTTGTTAACATAAAACCCTCGATGAAGAACATgttgaaatttgcaaatgacaatactctagcagacGAAGGTATTAGTGATGTTCTGATAATGAGGAGAGATGCaaaaggtcagtaatttccaatgcaTTGTATATACTAGGAATGAAAAGCAATTGGCTCGGCATTGGGTagttggtcgaaaagaattaTAAGGTATCTATTAAAGATAAGATAATGAGAGTTCTCGACTCAGGTGGatggttaatcttgaaggctcatatgtctcagaatagaaccttcaagattgaaCTAAATATGATGGAGTACAAGTGTCTTACAACTGCAGCTAGTAGATATTAATGGATATGACACTATAGGCTTGAGTATCTCAACTTTAAAGACAttagagatttgaaaataaatatggtttcagggttaccagaaatcgacattccaaatGAATTATGTGATGAATGTGTGCAGGCAAAGCAACACAAGAATAGCTTCAACAAAGATgcaggaagcaagtcgaaggTAATTCTTGAAATCATATTATGTGATGTGTGTGGTCCTATCCAAGTGGATTTAattggaggtaacaaatactttatcacattcatagatgattttagtTAAAAACTCTGGACTTAcgtgatcaagaagaaaagtaaaGTGATTGAGGTATTTTCCAAGTTTAAATTTATGGTCAAAAGAAAAAATGGTTGAAAGCTAAAGATTTTGAAGATTAATGGTgatggagaatatgtgtcgaaagactttgACACATTATGTGTGAAAGAAAGGATTATGCaagaggtgg
Protein-coding sequences here:
- the LOC131637619 gene encoding Bowman-Birk type wound-induced trypsin inhibitor-like translates to MESMKKKAMMKLALLLFLLNVIGINAHLDSTSFITQVLSNGDKATNYNAKSTTTACCELCLSTGSNPPRYRCADAGTTCHSACKDCFCSKLHPTWCLCRDFTDFCYDNCNTN